From the Alteromonas sp. CI.11.F.A3 genome, the window CCTTTATTGGGGGCAACGGTAATAGGTATTGCCGCGTTCTCCGGTATTGGATTATCTGATGATGCTACGGGCGAATTCCTCTATTCCTTGTTTGCCGTAGTCTTAGTTTCATTACTGATGAGTTGGGTACTTGCTGTTACTTTGGTCCCCGTGCTCGGCGAGTTAGTGTTCCGTAAAGGTGTGAAGCAAACGGATGGTGACGAACCGACTATGATGCAGCGTTGGTTCACTAAAACGCTTACTGGGGCACTAAAACTGCGTTGGGTAACCATTGCCGTACTGTTGGTCATTACCGTGGTAGCCTATGGCAGTTTCGGTATGGTTAAGCAGGGCTTTTTCCCTCCTTCAAACGCACCGCTTTTCTTTGTGCATTATTGGGGCCCTCAAGACCGTGATATTCGTGCTACCGAAGATATTATTAAAGAAGCAGAACAACGTATTTTAGCGCAGGAAAATGTAACGGCAGTTACTACCATTATTGGCCAAGGTGCCGACCGCTTTACCCTTACTTACGCCCCTAAAAGTGCCAATGAAAACTATGGCTTTTTCATGATAAGGGTAAACGAGTTAGAAAATATTCCCGCCGTTCAAGAAAAGCTTTCCGGCTTGCTCGATAATATCGATCTTGATGCTAACTTCTACCAAGAACGTATGCAATTTGGCCCAGGCTCTGGTGCTAAAATTGAGGCTCGATTCTCAGGCCCTGATGCCGAAGTGCTCAGAACCTTAGCTGAAGAAGCAAAAGGCATGATGTTGGCTGATGGTAATATCAAAGATGTTCGACACAATTGGCGTGAAAAAGGTGTTGCTATTAATACCCAGTACGATAATTACAATGCGGGTATTGCCGGCGTGTCGCACTCAGATTTCAGTCAAACCGTACAATATGCCAGTAGCGGATTGCGGTTAGGGAGTGTGCAAGACGGAGACTATGCCTACAGTATTGTAGCGAAAATGGGACAGCCTGATGACACTGCCATTCAATCAGTTAGAGAAAGCCAAGTGTGGTCGTCTCAGCAACGTCAGTACGTGCCTTTTACCCAAGTGTCGAGCGGCTTAGATATTGTTACAGAAGAGCTTCGCATTCACCGAAAAGATAGATTACGTACTATTACGGTAGAAGCTGAGCCTGGCGACAATGAAACTGCTGCAAAAGCATTTGCCCGTATTCGCCCTCAAATTGAAGCGATGGACATCCCTGCTGGTTATGCCCTTGAATGGGGTGGTGAGTTTGAAAGCTCGAGCGAAGCGCAAGCTGCACTTGGTGCGGGTTTACCTGTGGGTTTCTTAGTCATGTTTATCATTTCAGTATTGCTATTCGGTCACGCTCGACAGCCGCTTATTATCTGGTTAGTGGTGCCTATGGCGATTGTGGGTGTCGTGACAGGACTTTTGTCGACAAACATGCCGTTTGGCTTCATGTCACTTCTTGGGTTCTTAAGTTTATTCGGCATGTTAATTAAAAATGCCATCGTGCTTATCGAAGAAATAGACTTACAGATTGAAGAAGGGCTAGAAATTAAAAAGGCTATAGTGGAAGCGACGTTAAGCCGTTTGCGTCCTGTAACGCTAGCCGCTTTAACCACTATTTTAGGTATGGCTCCACTGTTATTCGATGCGTTCTTCGCAGACATGGCGGTAACCATTATGGGTGGACTAACCTTTGCCACCATTCTCACGCTAATTGCAGTACCTGTGCTTTACAGTATTTTGTTTAAGGTGAGTTATCGAAAAGCCAGTTAGTTTATAAAGCGCAAACTAGCTAAAAATAAAAAAGGTGCGTATAGACGCACCTTTTTTATTATTGTAATCATTGAGCTCGTTGTCGTTTTAACACCTCACTCAACTAAGCTTTTAACCTTTCTTTGCATTCACCCTTGCTTCCATAAAGCGCATGACATCTCGCCAAGATACAATGCCAATAGGACATCGTTTCTCATCAATGATGGGGATACAAGAAATCTTGTTTTCATTGAACAAAGAAATTGCATTAACTATTGAATCATTTGCACGAAGGGTTAATACGCTTCGTGTCATAATCTGATGCGCCTTTTTCTCCAGTGTCGCTCTGTCACGAAAACGCTCATTAACGGTATTAGCAAAAGGGCTAGTCGCCTTTAATACGTCACGGTCTGAAATGATGCCCTGCAATTGATTTTGATGCACGACGACTAAATGATGAAACCCGGTTTCAGCAAACAAGGTTTGTATCAATTCTAGGCTATCATCCATGTGCACACTGACTACGCGTGTTGACATGATGTGCGACAAACTCATGGCATTCCTTTTTCATTGACCCAAGCAATGTCTATTTTGCTCAATAAAGGCGCAGCGCGCAACATTACTGCCTCAATGTGTCGAACTAAAGACTCACGCAAATTTTACCGAAGTGCTTACCCGATGCCTCAAAAGTAAAGGCATCTGATAGTCTTTCAAGGGCAAATGTAGTATCGATGACAGGTTTAAAGTTCATGCATTCTAAGGCACTGACAAAGTCCCACTGGTTTTTATTACTCCCCACAATGATGCCAGTTAACCTAATTTGCTTTCGCATAAGGGTAGCCGTTGGAATATCACCCTTAATACCGGTTAAAACACCAATAAGTACAATACTTCCCCCTACTCTACAGGCATGAATAGATTGGCCTAAAGTGGCTGGCCCACCAACTTCAACCACGTGGTCGACACCTTTTCCGCCAGTCCATTTGGCAACGGTTTTGCCCCACTTTTCGTCCGTTTTATAGTTAACTGTGAAATCTGCACCCAAGGCTTTTGCTTTCTCTAATTTATCATCTGAGCTTGAGGTTATTGCTACTTTCGCCCCCATTGCTTTGGCAATTTGAAGCGCATAGATAGACACACCTCCAGTGCCCAACAACAGAACCGTATCGCCTGCTTTCAAGCCACCTTCAACCACTAAAGCCCGCCACGCAGTTAGTCCTGCTGTTGTGATAGTAGCCGCTTCTTCGTGAGACCATCCTGAAGGTGCTTTAGTAAACCATTGCTGCGGCTTTACCACGACTTCCTGGGCGTAACCGTCAATACCATCTCCGGGAGTGCGACTAAAATCACCCACCGTTGGTGCGCCGCTTAACCAGTCAGGAAAGAAGGTAGAAACCACATGGTCGCCTGGAACAAACTGTGTAACGTCTTCCCCTACTTCTACAACGACGCCCGCGCCGTCAGACATAGGAATTCGGTCACCCTCTGTGGGAATAGCGCCTGTCGCGACGCTGTAATCATGATAATTTAAAGAGCTAGCATGGATCCTTACTTTAATTTCGTCATTGCCGACGACGGTTGGCTCTGTTTCGTTTGCGCAGTAGAGCGGCGCTAAGCCTTCACTGTTGTCTTTCAAACGCATTACTTTCATAAGATTTCCTTCCTGATTAGCAAGTGAAGATAGTTTAGGGGATGTTTACAGTTGCGAGTACAAAATACCAATAGCGCTAAAAAAGGCGCAACGCAACAAATGAACATAAGTAAATATGACCTCTTGATTAGTACAAACATGAGGATATTGACGATTAATTAAAGGCGAGAGGAAAAATAAAAACCCCTTGGCGAGCATAACTGCCAACGCCAAGGGTAAAAGTGCGCAAAGGGAAAGCACTTAGGAGAGCCCTTAGGGAAAGTAAAGGTACAAATTTAAAAGTTAATACAAAAACTTATATTAGAGCTGATGTAATTGCTTATACATAAACTCTTACAAGCTCTCGTAGAATAGCTAGGTCAAAGCCAGTCACAAGTGCTTAAGAGGCTACATCAATAACGATTTTGCCCATAGCCTTGCCGCTTGCTAAGCGCGCATGTGCATCACTCGCTTGCTCAAGGGTAAACGTCTCGCTATCTAATACTGGAGTTAACGCGCCTGCATCAACAATATCTGTAATAGCGCGTAATATCGCTCCGTGATTTTCACGTTTGTAGTTGTGGATCATAGGGATAAGCATGAACACAACATGTAAACTCAAGCCTTTGAAATGCACAGGGGTAAGATCTGTTTCAATAAACGACACCGTCGTCGCCACCTGGCCGCATAATTTTGCCGCTTCAAAAGAGTTGGGTAAGTTACCGCCACCCACAGAATCGTAAACCACATCGAAACCAGCACCATCGGTATGCTTAGCGACGTAATCAGCCACTTTTTCTGAGCGAAAATCAATGTAAGTCGCACCGAGCTTTTCAATCAGTGAAGCTTGTTCATCTGAGCCGCCAGTAGCAAATACAGTCGCACCAAAGTGACGAGCCATTTGAATAGCAAGATGACCTACGCCGCCAGCGCCGCCATGCACTAATACGTTTTGCCCTTTTGCGGTTTGCGCGCGGGCTAAGCCCTCATACGCAGTAATGCCAACCAAAGGTAGGGCGGCTGCTTCACGCATCGACAACGATTTAGGCTTAGGTGCAATTAGACGAACATCGGCTAACATTAATTCAGCTAAGGCACCTTGCAAGTCGGCTAGACCACCTGCGCAACCATAAACTTCATCACCTACGCTAAAGTTATCTACGTCTTCTCCAACGGCTTCAACTGTACCGGCGAAATCCATACCCAACACACCGCCGGGTAGTTTAGGAGAAAATGGTAGGTCTTGACCCATTTCACGTATCATGGTGTCTACTGTATTCACGCTGGTTGCCGCAATACGCACAATGACGTGGCCCGCTTTAATTTGCGGCGCATCTATTTCAGTGGCAGTGAATACTTCAGAGCCACCAAATTCGTTAATAACCATCGCTTTCATGTGAGTTAGCCTCGTTGCGTTAAGTTCGAGACTAATAATAGCCACTAGCCAGGCATATGATAATTGGGTTATAAACACATACAGTTTTTAGATTTTATTGATAATCCATTATGAACATCGATCACCTTAAGCTTTTTGTACGTATCGCCAATACCAATAACATCAGTGTGGCTGGACGTGAATTGAATGTTTCACCGGCCGTGGCCAGCGCTCACATCAATAAATTGGAAGAAAATTTGGGTGTGCGACTTATTCACCGCACCACGCGTAAAGTGTCGTTAACCGATGAAGGAAAACTTTTTCTACCTCACGCTGAAGAAGTGTTATCAAGTATTGAAATAGCCCAAGCGGCGGTTGGCGTTGGCTCGCAAACGCCACAAGGTACATTGCGAGTAACCGCGCCAGCTTCTTTTGGTCGCCTACACTTGGTACCTGCAATGGAAGAATTCTTAGCAGCGTATCCGCAGTTAAATATCGATTTTCGCTTTAGTGACAGCATTGTAGACCTGATAGAAGGTGGATTTGATGTAGCGATTCGCGACGCCGTGCTTCAGGACTCAAATCTACATGCTAGAAAACTTGCCGATGACAAGCGGATTATTGTTGCTTCACCTGCTTATATTAAAAAATATGGCGAGCCTGAGACTCCTCAAGACATACCTAAGCATGCAGCTGTGAACCTTATGGGTTTAGAAACATGGGAGTTCAATACGCCGCAAGGCGTTGTATCTATAAAGCCAAACACGCGTATCCGCATGGATAATGGTGAAGCGGTACGAGATGCCGCGATTGGTGGTAATGGGTTAACGCTTACCGCCACTTGGTGTAGCTATCCGTATCTTCAAAGTGGCCAGCTAGTCCAAGTATTGAAAGATTACCCACTAACGGCTGAATGCGCACTATGGGCGGTATATCCCAGCAACCGTTTATTAGCGCCCAAAGTGCGGGTGTTTATCGACTTTTTAAAGGATAAGTACAGTGGCGAACCTTACTGGGACAAAGCGTTAAAAGAAGCAGGCCTAATTTAAGGAAAACAACGTTAAAAAAACCACAGTACATAGACTGTGGTTTTTCTAAATAGCTATAAATTGCGGTTCTGACGTACGGCTAAAAGTTTTGATATTGAGTGTTAATCACTAAATACTTTTGCCTAACATGCGTCTTAGCGTACCGTCCTTATCCACTATGTGATGCTTTAACGCGCCGGCCACGTGAAGGACAACCGCGCCAATCAACACATACCCTAGATAATGATGCACCGTACCGCCAACTTTAGAGAGCTCATAATTTATCGGCAATGTTTTTTCAGGATCTTCTACGCTGAAATTTTGAGCAAAGACTTCTA encodes:
- a CDS encoding efflux RND transporter permease subunit; amino-acid sequence: MDIARYSIDKPVNVWLMVVILLLGGIIAMTNIGRLEDPEFTIKQVKVYTSYSGAGAEKVEREVTEPLEIAIQQMPQLKELTSISSPALSEITVEVKSNYDSNELPQIWDELRKRLRDAATSLPTGAQDPVVFDDFGDVYGLYYALSAPDFTTSELREFARLIRRDLLTTEGVAKVTVSGVQTEQIVAYVNPYQLAGLGISFPDLTSLFEDNLRPFNGGRVLVDEKNVRLIVERAPDKIKEISNLSLVIPGTNRSIRVSDVATLKLEPADIQSQLIRYNGKEALTVSISALSNVNIVDVGTRVNAKVDHLLNTLPVGITLTPIYDQAAVVDESVDGFIANLVMSVVVVTLTLCLFMGWRSGVVVGTVLLVTVLGTILIMWLMDIQLQRISLGAMVIAMGMLVDNAIVVAEGMMLRMATGASAKDAASFIVKRTQWPLLGATVIGIAAFSGIGLSDDATGEFLYSLFAVVLVSLLMSWVLAVTLVPVLGELVFRKGVKQTDGDEPTMMQRWFTKTLTGALKLRWVTIAVLLVITVVAYGSFGMVKQGFFPPSNAPLFFVHYWGPQDRDIRATEDIIKEAEQRILAQENVTAVTTIIGQGADRFTLTYAPKSANENYGFFMIRVNELENIPAVQEKLSGLLDNIDLDANFYQERMQFGPGSGAKIEARFSGPDAEVLRTLAEEAKGMMLADGNIKDVRHNWREKGVAINTQYDNYNAGIAGVSHSDFSQTVQYASSGLRLGSVQDGDYAYSIVAKMGQPDDTAIQSVRESQVWSSQQRQYVPFTQVSSGLDIVTEELRIHRKDRLRTITVEAEPGDNETAAKAFARIRPQIEAMDIPAGYALEWGGEFESSSEAQAALGAGLPVGFLVMFIISVLLFGHARQPLIIWLVVPMAIVGVVTGLLSTNMPFGFMSLLGFLSLFGMLIKNAIVLIEEIDLQIEEGLEIKKAIVEATLSRLRPVTLAALTTILGMAPLLFDAFFADMAVTIMGGLTFATILTLIAVPVLYSILFKVSYRKAS
- a CDS encoding CBS domain-containing protein; protein product: MSLSHIMSTRVVSVHMDDSLELIQTLFAETGFHHLVVVHQNQLQGIISDRDVLKATSPFANTVNERFRDRATLEKKAHQIMTRSVLTLRANDSIVNAISLFNENKISCIPIIDEKRCPIGIVSWRDVMRFMEARVNAKKG
- a CDS encoding NAD(P)-dependent alcohol dehydrogenase, producing the protein MKVMRLKDNSEGLAPLYCANETEPTVVGNDEIKVRIHASSLNYHDYSVATGAIPTEGDRIPMSDGAGVVVEVGEDVTQFVPGDHVVSTFFPDWLSGAPTVGDFSRTPGDGIDGYAQEVVVKPQQWFTKAPSGWSHEEAATITTAGLTAWRALVVEGGLKAGDTVLLLGTGGVSIYALQIAKAMGAKVAITSSSDDKLEKAKALGADFTVNYKTDEKWGKTVAKWTGGKGVDHVVEVGGPATLGQSIHACRVGGSIVLIGVLTGIKGDIPTATLMRKQIRLTGIIVGSNKNQWDFVSALECMNFKPVIDTTFALERLSDAFTFEASGKHFGKICVSL
- a CDS encoding zinc-dependent alcohol dehydrogenase family protein translates to MKAMVINEFGGSEVFTATEIDAPQIKAGHVIVRIAATSVNTVDTMIREMGQDLPFSPKLPGGVLGMDFAGTVEAVGEDVDNFSVGDEVYGCAGGLADLQGALAELMLADVRLIAPKPKSLSMREAAALPLVGITAYEGLARAQTAKGQNVLVHGGAGGVGHLAIQMARHFGATVFATGGSDEQASLIEKLGATYIDFRSEKVADYVAKHTDGAGFDVVYDSVGGGNLPNSFEAAKLCGQVATTVSFIETDLTPVHFKGLSLHVVFMLIPMIHNYKRENHGAILRAITDIVDAGALTPVLDSETFTLEQASDAHARLASGKAMGKIVIDVAS
- a CDS encoding LysR family transcriptional regulator, whose product is MNIDHLKLFVRIANTNNISVAGRELNVSPAVASAHINKLEENLGVRLIHRTTRKVSLTDEGKLFLPHAEEVLSSIEIAQAAVGVGSQTPQGTLRVTAPASFGRLHLVPAMEEFLAAYPQLNIDFRFSDSIVDLIEGGFDVAIRDAVLQDSNLHARKLADDKRIIVASPAYIKKYGEPETPQDIPKHAAVNLMGLETWEFNTPQGVVSIKPNTRIRMDNGEAVRDAAIGGNGLTLTATWCSYPYLQSGQLVQVLKDYPLTAECALWAVYPSNRLLAPKVRVFIDFLKDKYSGEPYWDKALKEAGLI